A single Alosa sapidissima isolate fAloSap1 chromosome 17, fAloSap1.pri, whole genome shotgun sequence DNA region contains:
- the zfhx2 gene encoding zinc finger homeobox protein 4 isoform X3 — MQEEAGETISSDSNGVSMWLCPLCQQGQPDRDGLSLHLTGKHSVLPACLDKLLDIAVQTHSSGEDAKATVQTGAADACLEPTLDEEYSKKIADGSQMSAGDKDTATLEKDMDDEVEGMQDPEADVGGLESDQESAAQSSKVSGGAVSNDKSTGKNEAGTESNSNRPFKCNACLESFATKTALSVHYNSTTHIQRMRTGSSKQAGENDASEPYPSRPYVSNKPYQCAVCRVSYNHAITLESHLKSVLHQTRSRNANNSANKTASSSSSSSSNNSSSSIVPNLVVATTGNATQLVNTTTSNCITQPSLTASAATTKDGEQIQPAPSLLTSPVASAQAVSAFLTLLTSSPNSIPHSILPSLFATGAGATPGTAAGPQLVPQAQVLMPLILNGLQTQNPQSPSPELSQSLPVLGLSAAQQALLAQRLSGLQSQWSSVGLQASVQPDAEDSEGAEKTSGLQRPCEQIKIEPKEESLPLKLDIKCEVKSERVVESEGLKKECKEEEQGKVSAPELSSALKTEDNRVEDGVEHMEKGQESDTDEESTMERESAESDTKKLPCTNVTNSLAAPSQSLLSDGTLSDLEQAQCYTPKHRQTVNSTGIKSRPLNASLALGRSGLGCSKSRPPFSPGAPVLSEFQYQVLLAFLESRSEADAASPPREDCEALGREVGLTEEEVRKWLEDAHQAKERQKAGELRRTDGRDYDQDDDEESALTIDESPVRSAAHAIDLSSGGDRRREKERESQGDSCLTSDSENEEVYTSVIVTDEESQASSMREEPSSPAKEAPQREQVGEKSSGGGKVLRSTTVFLSDAEDDDEEEEGGSHVGKRKRRKRDPDGEDVEAKRDRLDPDLDLELEAQADPPTPLSVSIDQRGLPSSILHSLPLSLSLAPFSTQLFSPYVLSLPSSVVGVGVAEGDGGKVAAFPNAQTIAHCSAAFSEALNSHSLSSHSQHAQYMSNGGDCETALDLSMGKNHSSTKASTSVSVADKTAAQKGRLLDGLGLRPAAVGVPSEGGLIVLQVKPDSAIAIPAANNSNFINHNNLAKTNTVLMRAAEREPTSTIDREKDKEREKEKEQRRPKARRFKDMRRSRTIIQAEQLDVLYGCYFKDPNPGKHEFEQISEWVHLPKKVVQIWFQNMRARERKGEVRFISDGTLAAVGKPLIKFTWPLTQPIFSSSPKNSTNSNSTAGATSVNIHPKAIPGKEDKVSVNQGANRPKEGASASAVTSGGGTLVVPKTKTDPQTPVTMVKIAPKAIHPAIQMSAKDSTPTSSSPSQKPNPEEEHDNPEQGAETDRDSPGPRPGAANRAAAPKSSTAPASTGSEKAIGESQQHNGLNYWTPKSPFKINTLSREQLGLSTFCTRNLNPTTSRNPTPTPAPRNPTTTTPQRNPPSTPARIPPSTTAIVTSTSTPTVAKSSQRDVGFLTHSTPRRPRTHLTCLQLSILQSCYETCAHPNALECEAVGTELGLPLKVVQIWFQNTRAKEKRWRLQQEKLSPSSDPSKKVEISAASYLQYNALRANRPILPKPVQLTVVEPSQPPGVGQPAGRETLRGRCEACNATFESRAAARAHVFSPRHLATLRTTNFGQPAALLNNGSSTGGAGSNASVAAVSSTPSPASSTTS; from the exons ATGCAG GAGGAGGCAGGTGAGACTATAAGCAGTGACAGTAACGGGGTGTCAATGTGGTTGTGTCCACTTTGTCAGCAAGGGCAGCCCGACAGAGACGGACTTTCTCTCCATCTGACAGGCAAACACAGTGTACTTCCTGCCTGCCTGGACAAATTACTGGATATT GCTGTCCAGACGCATTCCTCGGGTGAGGATGCTAAAGCCACAGTCCAGACAGGAGCTGCAG ATGCCTGTTTGGAACCCACCCTGGATGAAGAGTATTCCAAAAAAATTGCTGACGGTTCTCAAATGAGCGCAGGAGACAAAGACACTGCCACCCTGGAAAAGGACATGGATGATGAAGTGGAGGGGATGCAAGACCCAGAGGCTGACGTGGGTGGTTTGGAGTCGGATCAGGAGAGTGCTGCTCAGTCCTCAAAAGTCTCTGGAGGTGCTGTCAGCAACGACAAGTCCACGGGTAAAAACGAAGCTGGAACCGAAAGCAACAGCAACCGTCCATTCAAGTGCAACGCATGTTTGGAGTCGTTTGCCACTAAAACAGCACTTAGTGTACATTACAACTCCACCACCCACATTCAGAGGATGAGAACTGGGTCTTCTAAGCAGGCTGGGGAAAATGATGCTTCAGAACCATATCCCTCCCGCCCTTACGTCTCCAACAAGCCCTaccagtgtgctgtgtgtcgAGTCTCATACAATCACGCCATCACGCTTGAGAGTCATTTGAAATCTGTGTTGCACCAAACGCGAAGCAGAAATGCTAACAATTCAGCCAACAAGACTGCTAGCAGttcaagcagcagcagcagcaacaacagcagcagcagcatagtGCCCAATTTAGTTGTTGCCACCACGGGCAATGCCACACAGTTAGTAAACACTACCACCAGCAATTGCATCACCCAGCCCAGCCTGACTGCATCTGCAGCCACAACCAAAGATGGAGAGCAAATTCAGCCAGCACCTTCGCTCCTCACCTCTCCCGTGGCCTCGGCTCAGGCAGTCTCTGCCTTCCTCACTCTCCTGACCTCCAGTCCCAACTCCATCCCGCATTCCATCCTCCCCTCTCTGTTTGCCACCGGAGCGGGCGCCACACCCGGGACGGCGGCAGGCCCCCAGCTCGTCCCCCAGGCACAGGTGCTTATGCCGCTGATTCTGAATGGGCTGCAGACCCAGAACCCGCAGAGTCCAAGCCCCGAACTGTCCCAGTCTCTCCCTGTGCTGGGTCTCTCGGCCGCACAGCAAGCTCTTCTTGCCCAAAGACTCAGTGGTTTACAAAGTCAGTGGTCATCTGTTGGACTTCAGGCCTCCGTACAGCCTGATGCAGAGGATTCAGAGGGAGCAGAGAAAACAAGTGGCTTACAAAGACCCTGTGAGCAGATAAAAATCGAGCCAAAAGAGGAGTCGTTGCCACTAAAGCTGGACATTAAATGTGAGGTGAAGTCAGAAAGGGTAGTGGAAAGTGAGGGTCTGAAAAAAGAGTGtaaagaggaggagcagggtAAAGTGAGCGCCCCTGAACTGAGCAGCGCCTTAAAAACCGAGGACAACAGGGTCGAGGATGGTGTGGAGCACATGGAGAAAGGTCAGGAGAGTGACACTGATGAAGAGAGCACAATGGAACGGGAGAGTGCAGAGTCTGATACAAAGAAGTTGCCTTGCACAAATGTAACAAATTCTCTGGCAGCTCCCAGCCAGTCTCTCCTTAGTGATGGCACATTGTCTGACCTTGAGCAGGCCCAGTGCTATACTcctaaacacagacagacagtaaaCAGCACTGGGATCAAGTCACGCCCCTTAAATGCCTCCCTTGCCTTAGGCCGGTCAGGCCTCGGTTGCTCCAAGTCTAGGCCTCCCTTTTCTCCAGGAGCCCCTGTGCTTTCTGAGTTCCAGTACCAGGTTTTGTTGGCCTTTCTGGAGTCTAGAAGCGAGGCAGATGCTGCAAGCCCCCCACGAGAGGACTGTGAAGCACTTGGGAGGGAGGTCGGGCTCACAGAAGAGGAGGTCCGCAAATGGTTAGAAGACGCCCATCAAGCCAAAGAGAGGCAGAAAGCTGGAGAACTTAGGAGAACGGATGGGAGAGATTATGACCAGGACGATGATGAAGAAAGCGCACTTACAATTGATGAGAGTCCAGTCAGGTCTGCAGCCCACGCCATCGACTTGTCCAGTGGGGGAGACAGACGGAGGGAGAAGGAGCGGGAAAGTCAGGGTGACTCCTGCTTGACCTCTGATTCTGAGAACGAGGAGGTTTACACCTCTGTCATTGTGACAGATGAGGAAAGCCAGGCTAGCTCCATGAGAGAGGAGCCAAGCAGTCCCGCTAAAGAAGCACCACAGAGAGAGCAAGTTGGGGAGAAGAGCTCAGGTGGGGGAAAGGTACTCCGGTCCACTACGGTTTTCCTTTCTGATGCTGAAGATGAcgacgaggaggaagagggtggGAGCCACGTGGGGAAAAGgaaaaggaggaaaagagatCCTGATGGAGAGGACGTGGAGGCCAAGAGGGATCGACTGGATCCCGACCTGGATCTGGAGTTGGAAGCTCAGGCTGATCCCCCCACTCCCCTCTCGGTTTCCATTGACCAGAGAGGCCTCCCCAGTAGTATTCTCCATtcgctgcctctctccctctctctcgccccaTTCTCCACGCAGTTGTTCAGTCCATATGTTCTCTCGCTGCCCTCGTCCGTGGTCGGGGTTGGAGTGGCAGAGGGCGACGGTGGCAAGGTAGCGGCCTTTCCAAATGCCCAGACCATCGCTCACTGCTCAGCTGCATTCTCAGAAGCTCTCAATTCACATTCTTTGTCCTCCCACTCACAGCATGCTCAGTATATGTCTAATGGCGGGGACTGTGAGACCGCATTGGACCTCAGCATGGGAAAGAACCATAGCTCCACAAAGGCTTCCACATCTGTCAGTGTGGCTGATAAGACCGCGGCACAAAAAGGACGCTTGTTGGACGGACTCGGGCTCAGGCCGGCAGCGGTTGGGGTTCCAAGCGAAGGCGGTCTTATTGTTCTCCAAGTGAAGCCAGACTCTGCTATCGCTATTCCGGCTGCCAACAACAGCAACTTCATCAACCACAATAACTTGGCGAAGACCAACACTGTGCTAATGAGGGCTGCCGAGAGAGAGCCGACGTCCACAATTGAccgagagaaagacaaagaaagagagaaggagaaagagcagAGGAGGCCCAAGGCGAGACGGTTCAAAGACATGAGGAGATCCAGAACCATTATTCAAGCGGAGCAGCTCGATGTGCTTTACGGCTGTTACTTCAAAGACCCAAACCCAGGAAAGCACGAATTTGAACAAATCTCCGAGTGGGTACATCTTCCAAAGAAAGTGGTACAGATCTGGTTTCAGAACATGCGAGCCAGAGAAAGGAAAGGGGAGGTGCGTTTCATTAGCGATGGCACTCTGGCAGCCGTGGGCAAGCCACTCATTAAGTTCACATGGCCCCTGACGCAGCCCATCTTCTCGAGCTCCCCTAAAAATAGCACCAACTCCAACTCCACTGCTGGAGCCACATCTGTAAATATTCACCCTAAAGCAATACCAGGTAAAGAGGATAAGGTGTCTGTGAACCAGGGGGCTAACAGACCAAAAGAAGGTGCATCTGCTTCAGCCGTTACTAGTGGCGGAGGAACATTAGTAGTGCCCAAGACTAAAACTGACCCACAAACGCCTGTCACAATGGTCAAAATTGCCCCCAAAGCCATTCATCCTGCAATCCAAATGTCAGCCAAGGATAGCACTCCTACTTCATCCTCTCCATCTCAGAAACCTAACCCTGAAGAGGAACATGACAATCCAGAACAGGGGGCGGAAACAGATCGGGACAGCCCCGGACCCAGGCCAGGAGCCGCTAACCGCGCGGCAGCACCCAAGTCATCCACAGCACCTGCCAGCACTGGGTCTGAGAAAGCCATAGGTGAGTCCCAGCAACACAATGGGCTCAATTATTGGACCCCCAAAAGCCCCTTCAAGATCAACACTTTGTCACGCGAGCAGTTGGGACTCTCTACATTTTGTACTCGCAATCTTAACCCCACCACGTCACGGAACCCCACACCCACCCCAGCACCACGGAACCCCACCACTACCACACCACAACGAAACCCCCCCTCTACCCCAGCGCGGATTCCCCCGTCTACCACAGCAATTGTCACTTCCACCTCCACGCCCACCGTTGCAAAGTCCAGCCAAAGGGATGTTGGATTTCTGACACACTCCACACCAAGGCGACCACGCACGCACCTTACTTGTCTCCAGCTGTCCATTCTGCAGTCGTGCTACGAGACGTGCGCTCATCCCAACGCACTCGAATGTGAGGCTGTCGGAACTGAGCTGGGGTTGCCCCTCAAAGTTGTGCAAATCTGGTTCCAAAATACGCGGGCCAAGGAAAAGAGATGGAGGCTTCAGCAGGAAAAGCTG TCTCCAAGTTCAGACCCCTCTAAGAAGGTCGAAATCAGCGCAGCCAGCTACCTACAGTATAATGCTCTAAGAGCCAACCGTCCCATCCTCCCCAAACCGGTTCAGCTGACAGTCGTGGAGCCCTCACAGCCGCCAGGCGTGGGACAGCCAGCAGGCCGTGAGACCCTTCGGGGCCGCTGCGAAGCCTGCAACGCGACGTTCGAGTCCAGAGCGGCTGCACGAGCACACGTTTTCTCCCCACGCCATCTCGCCACACTTAGAACCACTAACTTTGGCCAACCAGCAGCGCTTCTCAACAATGGCTCTAGCACCGGGGGAGCGGGTTCTAATGCGAGTGTTGCAGCCGTGTCTTCGACCCCATCGCCagccagcagcaccaccagctAA
- the zfhx2 gene encoding zinc finger homeobox protein 4 isoform X1 — MQAAIGVKLDTRSTVRKLWDKGRTQGRGFVEEAGETISSDSNGVSMWLCPLCQQGQPDRDGLSLHLTGKHSVLPACLDKLLDIAVQTHSSGEDAKATVQTGAADACLEPTLDEEYSKKIADGSQMSAGDKDTATLEKDMDDEVEGMQDPEADVGGLESDQESAAQSSKVSGGAVSNDKSTGKNEAGTESNSNRPFKCNACLESFATKTALSVHYNSTTHIQRMRTGSSKQAGENDASEPYPSRPYVSNKPYQCAVCRVSYNHAITLESHLKSVLHQTRSRNANNSANKTASSSSSSSSNNSSSSIVPNLVVATTGNATQLVNTTTSNCITQPSLTASAATTKDGEQIQPAPSLLTSPVASAQAVSAFLTLLTSSPNSIPHSILPSLFATGAGATPGTAAGPQLVPQAQVLMPLILNGLQTQNPQSPSPELSQSLPVLGLSAAQQALLAQRLSGLQSQWSSVGLQASVQPDAEDSEGAEKTSGLQRPCEQIKIEPKEESLPLKLDIKCEVKSERVVESEGLKKECKEEEQGKVSAPELSSALKTEDNRVEDGVEHMEKGQESDTDEESTMERESAESDTKKLPCTNVTNSLAAPSQSLLSDGTLSDLEQAQCYTPKHRQTVNSTGIKSRPLNASLALGRSGLGCSKSRPPFSPGAPVLSEFQYQVLLAFLESRSEADAASPPREDCEALGREVGLTEEEVRKWLEDAHQAKERQKAGELRRTDGRDYDQDDDEESALTIDESPVRSAAHAIDLSSGGDRRREKERESQGDSCLTSDSENEEVYTSVIVTDEESQASSMREEPSSPAKEAPQREQVGEKSSGGGKVLRSTTVFLSDAEDDDEEEEGGSHVGKRKRRKRDPDGEDVEAKRDRLDPDLDLELEAQADPPTPLSVSIDQRGLPSSILHSLPLSLSLAPFSTQLFSPYVLSLPSSVVGVGVAEGDGGKVAAFPNAQTIAHCSAAFSEALNSHSLSSHSQHAQYMSNGGDCETALDLSMGKNHSSTKASTSVSVADKTAAQKGRLLDGLGLRPAAVGVPSEGGLIVLQVKPDSAIAIPAANNSNFINHNNLAKTNTVLMRAAEREPTSTIDREKDKEREKEKEQRRPKARRFKDMRRSRTIIQAEQLDVLYGCYFKDPNPGKHEFEQISEWVHLPKKVVQIWFQNMRARERKGEVRFISDGTLAAVGKPLIKFTWPLTQPIFSSSPKNSTNSNSTAGATSVNIHPKAIPGKEDKVSVNQGANRPKEGASASAVTSGGGTLVVPKTKTDPQTPVTMVKIAPKAIHPAIQMSAKDSTPTSSSPSQKPNPEEEHDNPEQGAETDRDSPGPRPGAANRAAAPKSSTAPASTGSEKAIGESQQHNGLNYWTPKSPFKINTLSREQLGLSTFCTRNLNPTTSRNPTPTPAPRNPTTTTPQRNPPSTPARIPPSTTAIVTSTSTPTVAKSSQRDVGFLTHSTPRRPRTHLTCLQLSILQSCYETCAHPNALECEAVGTELGLPLKVVQIWFQNTRAKEKRWRLQQEKLSPSSDPSKKVEISAASYLQYNALRANRPILPKPVQLTVVEPSQPPGVGQPAGRETLRGRCEACNATFESRAAARAHVFSPRHLATLRTTNFGQPAALLNNGSSTGGAGSNASVAAVSSTPSPASSTTS, encoded by the exons ATGCAGGCAGCGATCGGCGTAAAACTGGATACCCGTTCAACAGTACGCAAGCTTTGGGATAAGGGACGTACTCAAGGCCGAGGTTTTGTG GAGGAGGCAGGTGAGACTATAAGCAGTGACAGTAACGGGGTGTCAATGTGGTTGTGTCCACTTTGTCAGCAAGGGCAGCCCGACAGAGACGGACTTTCTCTCCATCTGACAGGCAAACACAGTGTACTTCCTGCCTGCCTGGACAAATTACTGGATATT GCTGTCCAGACGCATTCCTCGGGTGAGGATGCTAAAGCCACAGTCCAGACAGGAGCTGCAG ATGCCTGTTTGGAACCCACCCTGGATGAAGAGTATTCCAAAAAAATTGCTGACGGTTCTCAAATGAGCGCAGGAGACAAAGACACTGCCACCCTGGAAAAGGACATGGATGATGAAGTGGAGGGGATGCAAGACCCAGAGGCTGACGTGGGTGGTTTGGAGTCGGATCAGGAGAGTGCTGCTCAGTCCTCAAAAGTCTCTGGAGGTGCTGTCAGCAACGACAAGTCCACGGGTAAAAACGAAGCTGGAACCGAAAGCAACAGCAACCGTCCATTCAAGTGCAACGCATGTTTGGAGTCGTTTGCCACTAAAACAGCACTTAGTGTACATTACAACTCCACCACCCACATTCAGAGGATGAGAACTGGGTCTTCTAAGCAGGCTGGGGAAAATGATGCTTCAGAACCATATCCCTCCCGCCCTTACGTCTCCAACAAGCCCTaccagtgtgctgtgtgtcgAGTCTCATACAATCACGCCATCACGCTTGAGAGTCATTTGAAATCTGTGTTGCACCAAACGCGAAGCAGAAATGCTAACAATTCAGCCAACAAGACTGCTAGCAGttcaagcagcagcagcagcaacaacagcagcagcagcatagtGCCCAATTTAGTTGTTGCCACCACGGGCAATGCCACACAGTTAGTAAACACTACCACCAGCAATTGCATCACCCAGCCCAGCCTGACTGCATCTGCAGCCACAACCAAAGATGGAGAGCAAATTCAGCCAGCACCTTCGCTCCTCACCTCTCCCGTGGCCTCGGCTCAGGCAGTCTCTGCCTTCCTCACTCTCCTGACCTCCAGTCCCAACTCCATCCCGCATTCCATCCTCCCCTCTCTGTTTGCCACCGGAGCGGGCGCCACACCCGGGACGGCGGCAGGCCCCCAGCTCGTCCCCCAGGCACAGGTGCTTATGCCGCTGATTCTGAATGGGCTGCAGACCCAGAACCCGCAGAGTCCAAGCCCCGAACTGTCCCAGTCTCTCCCTGTGCTGGGTCTCTCGGCCGCACAGCAAGCTCTTCTTGCCCAAAGACTCAGTGGTTTACAAAGTCAGTGGTCATCTGTTGGACTTCAGGCCTCCGTACAGCCTGATGCAGAGGATTCAGAGGGAGCAGAGAAAACAAGTGGCTTACAAAGACCCTGTGAGCAGATAAAAATCGAGCCAAAAGAGGAGTCGTTGCCACTAAAGCTGGACATTAAATGTGAGGTGAAGTCAGAAAGGGTAGTGGAAAGTGAGGGTCTGAAAAAAGAGTGtaaagaggaggagcagggtAAAGTGAGCGCCCCTGAACTGAGCAGCGCCTTAAAAACCGAGGACAACAGGGTCGAGGATGGTGTGGAGCACATGGAGAAAGGTCAGGAGAGTGACACTGATGAAGAGAGCACAATGGAACGGGAGAGTGCAGAGTCTGATACAAAGAAGTTGCCTTGCACAAATGTAACAAATTCTCTGGCAGCTCCCAGCCAGTCTCTCCTTAGTGATGGCACATTGTCTGACCTTGAGCAGGCCCAGTGCTATACTcctaaacacagacagacagtaaaCAGCACTGGGATCAAGTCACGCCCCTTAAATGCCTCCCTTGCCTTAGGCCGGTCAGGCCTCGGTTGCTCCAAGTCTAGGCCTCCCTTTTCTCCAGGAGCCCCTGTGCTTTCTGAGTTCCAGTACCAGGTTTTGTTGGCCTTTCTGGAGTCTAGAAGCGAGGCAGATGCTGCAAGCCCCCCACGAGAGGACTGTGAAGCACTTGGGAGGGAGGTCGGGCTCACAGAAGAGGAGGTCCGCAAATGGTTAGAAGACGCCCATCAAGCCAAAGAGAGGCAGAAAGCTGGAGAACTTAGGAGAACGGATGGGAGAGATTATGACCAGGACGATGATGAAGAAAGCGCACTTACAATTGATGAGAGTCCAGTCAGGTCTGCAGCCCACGCCATCGACTTGTCCAGTGGGGGAGACAGACGGAGGGAGAAGGAGCGGGAAAGTCAGGGTGACTCCTGCTTGACCTCTGATTCTGAGAACGAGGAGGTTTACACCTCTGTCATTGTGACAGATGAGGAAAGCCAGGCTAGCTCCATGAGAGAGGAGCCAAGCAGTCCCGCTAAAGAAGCACCACAGAGAGAGCAAGTTGGGGAGAAGAGCTCAGGTGGGGGAAAGGTACTCCGGTCCACTACGGTTTTCCTTTCTGATGCTGAAGATGAcgacgaggaggaagagggtggGAGCCACGTGGGGAAAAGgaaaaggaggaaaagagatCCTGATGGAGAGGACGTGGAGGCCAAGAGGGATCGACTGGATCCCGACCTGGATCTGGAGTTGGAAGCTCAGGCTGATCCCCCCACTCCCCTCTCGGTTTCCATTGACCAGAGAGGCCTCCCCAGTAGTATTCTCCATtcgctgcctctctccctctctctcgccccaTTCTCCACGCAGTTGTTCAGTCCATATGTTCTCTCGCTGCCCTCGTCCGTGGTCGGGGTTGGAGTGGCAGAGGGCGACGGTGGCAAGGTAGCGGCCTTTCCAAATGCCCAGACCATCGCTCACTGCTCAGCTGCATTCTCAGAAGCTCTCAATTCACATTCTTTGTCCTCCCACTCACAGCATGCTCAGTATATGTCTAATGGCGGGGACTGTGAGACCGCATTGGACCTCAGCATGGGAAAGAACCATAGCTCCACAAAGGCTTCCACATCTGTCAGTGTGGCTGATAAGACCGCGGCACAAAAAGGACGCTTGTTGGACGGACTCGGGCTCAGGCCGGCAGCGGTTGGGGTTCCAAGCGAAGGCGGTCTTATTGTTCTCCAAGTGAAGCCAGACTCTGCTATCGCTATTCCGGCTGCCAACAACAGCAACTTCATCAACCACAATAACTTGGCGAAGACCAACACTGTGCTAATGAGGGCTGCCGAGAGAGAGCCGACGTCCACAATTGAccgagagaaagacaaagaaagagagaaggagaaagagcagAGGAGGCCCAAGGCGAGACGGTTCAAAGACATGAGGAGATCCAGAACCATTATTCAAGCGGAGCAGCTCGATGTGCTTTACGGCTGTTACTTCAAAGACCCAAACCCAGGAAAGCACGAATTTGAACAAATCTCCGAGTGGGTACATCTTCCAAAGAAAGTGGTACAGATCTGGTTTCAGAACATGCGAGCCAGAGAAAGGAAAGGGGAGGTGCGTTTCATTAGCGATGGCACTCTGGCAGCCGTGGGCAAGCCACTCATTAAGTTCACATGGCCCCTGACGCAGCCCATCTTCTCGAGCTCCCCTAAAAATAGCACCAACTCCAACTCCACTGCTGGAGCCACATCTGTAAATATTCACCCTAAAGCAATACCAGGTAAAGAGGATAAGGTGTCTGTGAACCAGGGGGCTAACAGACCAAAAGAAGGTGCATCTGCTTCAGCCGTTACTAGTGGCGGAGGAACATTAGTAGTGCCCAAGACTAAAACTGACCCACAAACGCCTGTCACAATGGTCAAAATTGCCCCCAAAGCCATTCATCCTGCAATCCAAATGTCAGCCAAGGATAGCACTCCTACTTCATCCTCTCCATCTCAGAAACCTAACCCTGAAGAGGAACATGACAATCCAGAACAGGGGGCGGAAACAGATCGGGACAGCCCCGGACCCAGGCCAGGAGCCGCTAACCGCGCGGCAGCACCCAAGTCATCCACAGCACCTGCCAGCACTGGGTCTGAGAAAGCCATAGGTGAGTCCCAGCAACACAATGGGCTCAATTATTGGACCCCCAAAAGCCCCTTCAAGATCAACACTTTGTCACGCGAGCAGTTGGGACTCTCTACATTTTGTACTCGCAATCTTAACCCCACCACGTCACGGAACCCCACACCCACCCCAGCACCACGGAACCCCACCACTACCACACCACAACGAAACCCCCCCTCTACCCCAGCGCGGATTCCCCCGTCTACCACAGCAATTGTCACTTCCACCTCCACGCCCACCGTTGCAAAGTCCAGCCAAAGGGATGTTGGATTTCTGACACACTCCACACCAAGGCGACCACGCACGCACCTTACTTGTCTCCAGCTGTCCATTCTGCAGTCGTGCTACGAGACGTGCGCTCATCCCAACGCACTCGAATGTGAGGCTGTCGGAACTGAGCTGGGGTTGCCCCTCAAAGTTGTGCAAATCTGGTTCCAAAATACGCGGGCCAAGGAAAAGAGATGGAGGCTTCAGCAGGAAAAGCTG TCTCCAAGTTCAGACCCCTCTAAGAAGGTCGAAATCAGCGCAGCCAGCTACCTACAGTATAATGCTCTAAGAGCCAACCGTCCCATCCTCCCCAAACCGGTTCAGCTGACAGTCGTGGAGCCCTCACAGCCGCCAGGCGTGGGACAGCCAGCAGGCCGTGAGACCCTTCGGGGCCGCTGCGAAGCCTGCAACGCGACGTTCGAGTCCAGAGCGGCTGCACGAGCACACGTTTTCTCCCCACGCCATCTCGCCACACTTAGAACCACTAACTTTGGCCAACCAGCAGCGCTTCTCAACAATGGCTCTAGCACCGGGGGAGCGGGTTCTAATGCGAGTGTTGCAGCCGTGTCTTCGACCCCATCGCCagccagcagcaccaccagctAA